DNA from Buchnera aphidicola (Eriosoma lanigerum):
AAAAAGTATCTGTATCTACTCGTTATGCAGGTATGCCTATTGATCAATCAACATTATGGGAATCATTAGGAGAAGGAGAGTTTTCAGTATCTACAATTAAAAAAGAAACCAGAGGTACAGAAATTTGTTTATATCTTAAACCAGAAGAAGAAGAATTTTTACAAATTTGGAAAATTAAAAGTATTATCAGTAAATATACTGATCACATTAATGTACCAATAGAAATACAAACATTTGATGAAAAAAATAAAGTATATACATGGGAACAAATTAATAAAGCTACTGCTATTTGGACAATAAACAAATCTAATATAAATAATCAACAATACAAAGACTTTTATAAACAAATTACAAATGAAGAAAATGAACCTTTAATATGGAGTCATAATCAAGTTGAAGGAAAATTAGAATATATTAGTTTACTATATATTCCTATGAAATCTACTTGGGATTTATGGAATAAAGAAAATAAAAATGGACTTAAATTATATATTAAAAAAATTTATATTATGGATAATGCTGAACAATTTTTGCCTAATTACCTTAGATTTGTAAAAGGTATTATTGATTCAAATGATTTACCGTTAAATATTTCTCGAGAAACCTTACAAGAAAATAAAATTAGTCAACAACTTAAAAAGTCTTTGACAAAAAAAATACTACAAACTTTAACAAAATTAGCTAATGAAGATAACGAAAAATATAAAATTTTCTGGAAAGAATTTGGATTAGTATTTAAAGAAGGTCCAGCTGAAGATCATGAAAATAAAAATATTATATTAAATTTACTACGTTTTTCTGCTATTTCCACAGAAAGTCAAGAACAAACATTGTCATTACAAAATTATATACAAAATATGTTACCTGAACAAGAAAAAATTTATTACATAACTTCTGATAGTTATAATTCTGCTTATACTAGTCCTCATCTTGAATTATTCAAAAAAAAGAAAATTGATGTATTACTTTTATCAGATCGAATTGACGAATGGATGATGAATTATATAACAGAATTTCAAGGGAAAAAATTTCAATCAGTGAGTACTACTGACAGCTCTATTAATAAATTAACTGAAGATAACAATAACGCAATCAATAAAAAAGAAAAAGAAACTGAAATATTATTGTTTATTGAAAAAATAAAATCAATACTAGGAGATCAAGTAAAAGACGTAAAATTAACTTATAAATTAACTAATACTCCTGCTATAGTAGTTACTGATGCTAATGCCATGACCACTCAAATGGCTAAATTATTTTTAGCTGCTGGACAATCTGTTAATCCAATTAAATATATATTTGAAATTAATCCTAATCATAAATTTATTAATAAAATAATGAATATAAAGAACGAAAATGAAATAAAAGATTGGATATTTTTGTTATTTGAAGAAGCATTACTTGCTGAAAAAGGAACATTAGAAAATCCTAATCAGTTTATTAATTTAGTAAATAAATTATTGTTAATTCAAAACAATTAAACTATTTTGAAAATAATGTTCAGATACTTCATTGATTTGTATTAAATTTAATGAATTATCTGAATACATGTTATTATATTATAGTTATTTAAAAAAAATTCACACTATCTTAATATAAATTATTAATGTAATAAAAAAAAAAGAGAAGTCTAATGAATATTATTTTACTAGGTCCTCCAGGAACAGGAAAAGGAACTCAAGCTCAATTTATAAAAAAAAAGTATAATATTCCACAAATATCTACTGGAGATTTATTAAAAAATATCTCCTCAACAGTAGAAAATAAACAAAAAAATGAAATATTAGAAAAATTAAAACAAGGAAAATTAATTAAAGATGAAATTGTTGTTAATTTAATTCAAAATAGAATAATAAAATTAGATTGTAAAAATGGATTTTTATTGGACGGTTTTCCAAGAACATTAAATCAAGCAAATTATATGAAAGAAAAAAAAATTAAAATAAATTATATAATTGAATTTTGGTTACCTACATCATTTATCATGGAAAGAATTATAGGTAGACAAATACATAAAAATTCTGGAAGAATCTACCATAAAACATTTTATCCTCCTAAAATAGAAGGAATTGACGATATCACTGGAGAAAAATTAATAACTAGATATGATGATAATAAAGATATAATCTTAACCAGAATAAAAGAATACAAAAAATTTACAATTCCATTAATTAAATATTATTTGAAAGAACAAGAAAATAGAAATTTAATTTATAAAAAGATAGATTCTAGAAACTCAATTAACGTTATACAAAAAGAAATAATAAATTTATTAAATTAAATCAAAAAAAAATATTATTATTTAAAATAATAATATAAAATATAATTAAAAAAAAAATTAACAATTAAAGATATTGCGTTCTATAGGACTCGAACCTATGACCTACGGCTTAGAAGGCCGTTGCTCTATCCAACTGAGCTAAGAACGCATGTTTATAAAAAGTATATTATACTGCTTAAGTATAATCTAGGTCAATATTATTTAATAATAATCATTAATTATTTTAAATATGTATATTTAAAATAATTAATAATACAATTTCATTAATAATATAATATATATATAACAAAAATGATCAATAGGATACTAATAGTTTATTATGATAGCAAAAATTATAGATGGTCGTTATATAGCAGACCAAATATGTTTAAACATTAAAAACGAAATTAATAAACAACTAAAAAAAGGTAAAAGAAAACCTGGTTTAGCAATAATTTTAATTGGTTCCGATGATGCTTCTCAAATATATGTTCAAAAAAAAGAACTGGAATGTAATAAAGTAGGTATCAAATCAACTATTATACATATAAAAAATAATATTACTGAAAAAAAAATGATATCTATTATTCATAATTTAAATAAAGAAAATAAAATTGATGGTATTTTAATACAATTACCTCTTCCTAAATATATGATTCCTACAAATATACTAAGTAATATTGAAATTAACAAAGACGTTGATGGATTACATCCTTATAACATTGGATTATTATGTCAACGTACACCTAAATTTCGTGCGTGTACTCCTTATGGAATTGTAACTTTATTAAAATATTATAAAATTAATACTTATGGATTACATGCAGTAATAGTGGGTGCATCTAATATAGTGGGAAGACCTATGAGTATGGAATTATTATTAATCGGTTGCACAATTACAGTAACTCATAGATTTACTAAAAATTTAAAATATTATATACAACAAGCTGATTTACTAATAGTAGCTGTAGGAATTCCAAATTTCATACATGGAACATGGATTAAAAAAGGAGCTGTTGTAATTGACGTAGGAATTAATAAATTAAAAAACGGGAAAATTATTGGAGATATAGACTTTGATTCTGCATTAATTCATGCATCTTATATTACTCCTGTACCAGGAGGAGTAGGACCTATAACCGTAGCTACACTTTTAAAAAATACGTTTCAAGCATATACAAAAAAAAAAGAAACATAAAAATATATAATATATAATTTTATTTATTTTATTTTATACCATTTAGTACCATATTTTGTATCTTTTATATTAATACCATGAGAATTTAATTTTTTTCTTAATATATCTGCTTTTTCCCATTCTTTATTAGTGCGATATTGTTCTCGCAACTTTATTAATAAATCTATTTCCATGATATTATAATTATATTTATTTTTATCTCCTGTTAAAAAATATTGATTTACGTTAAAAACAAAACCTAATATTCTACCTAATAATTTTAATTTGTATGCAAAAAAATTAACTTTATCTATATTAATACTAACTAATTTATAATAATTTATTTTTTTTACTAAATTAAATAAAATTTTTAATGCTTGAGGAGAATTAAAATCATCTTTCATAGCTTGATGAAAATTTATTTCATCTTCTATAATAAAATTTTTAATAGGAATATAATTATCATCCGTACCTAATAATGAAAAGTAAATTTTTTGTATACATCTTTCTGCAATTTTTACATTTTTTTCATCATAATACAGAGGACTTCTATAATGTGTAGATAAAAAAAAATAACGTATTGTTTCTCCATTAAATTTTTTTAACATTGAATTCAATGTAATAGAATTATTTAATGATTTAGACATTTTGTTATCGCTTACAATTAACATTCCAACGTGAATCCAATAATTAATTAAAAAATTACTATTAAAACAAGTAGATTGCGCTTTTTCATTTTCATGATGAGGAAATAACAAATCTATTCCACCACCATGAATATCAAATGTATTTCCTAAATATTTATCTGTCATGGCTGAACATTCAATATGCCAACCAGGGCGACCTGAACCCCATGGAGAATCCCAAATATAATTTGAATTATCAATACGTTTCCATAATACAAAATCATTTTTATTCTTTTTGTTATTAATTGTTAATAAAATTTTATTTTTTGATTGTAATTTTTTTAAAAATTGATTAGATAAATTTCCATATTCTAAATAACTACTTACAGAAAATAAAACATCACCATTATTACTAATATAAGCATGTTTTTTATTAATTAATGTACCAATCATATGAATAATTGAATCTATACAATTAGTAACACGAGGCTCAATAGTAGCTGGTAGCATATTTAACATAGAAAAATCACTATGCATAGCATTAATCATACGATTTGATAACTCTATAAAATTTTCTTGATTATGTATAGATCTAGTAATAATTTTATCATCAATATCTGTTATATTACGAACATACTTTACTTGATAATTACATTCTTTAAAATATCGAATAATTAAATCAAAAAATATGAAAGTCCTACCATGTCCTATATGACAAAAATCATACACTGTAATTCCACATACATATAAATCAACTTGTTTTTTTTTAATTGACTTAAATATTTCTTTATTACGAGTTAATGTATTAAAAATTTTTAACATAAAAAGTAATCTCGATAAAAATTTAATAAAAATCATACTAAATCCACAATTATTTTGCATAATATTTTTTTATTTAAAAATATATAATTTTTATTATATATAATATTTTTTACTATAAAAAAATAAATATATATTTCATATTATTAATATAAAAAATATTAATAAACAAAACTATATATAGATCAACTCATATAATTAAATAACATATTTAAAATAAAATTTATAAAATAAAAAAAATAATATATAATTAACATTCTAATTTGAATTTATACATGTAAATAAAAAAAATTACATTGATTATTCAAGTTAGAATGTTAATTATATATTATTTTTATTTCTTTTAAATAAATAATGCATACATATATATATAAAAAATTTATAACAAGTAACACAATTTAAAAATTAAAATTATATTAATAAAAACCAGAAGGATATAATGAGAAAAAAACTACAAGAAATGTTAACATTTCCTTGTTATTTTACATATAAAATTATTGGTCTATCACGTCCAGAATTAATTGATCAAATTATTAGAGTCGTTCAATTATGCATACCAGGAGATTACATTCCACAAGTTAAGTCTAGTAATAAAGGAAATTACTTATCTGTTTCAATTACAATTTGTGCAAAAAATTTTGAACAAATTGAACAATTGTATAATGAAATTAGTCAAATTAGTATGGTAAGAATGGTATTCTAATAATAGAAATCCTCTATATATATATAGAAAAAAAGCATACATAACTAAAATAATTATATTAATTATTTTAAACTCATATTTAGATAATTATTTTGTATATACATACATATACAAAATAATATATAAAATGATAAAAATTTAGAACGTGTAAGAATTACTTTTACACGTTCTATTTTATTAAAACAATTTTGCAATTTTAAATATAATCTAAGATTACAAAAAAATTATATACTAATAACATTAGCAGCTGATGGTCCTTTAGCACCTTCAGTAATTTCAAATTCAACACTTTGTCCTTCAGTTAACGTTTTAAAACCATTACTTTGGATAGCTGAAAAATGAACAAAAACATCTTTACTTCCATCTTCAGGAGTGATAAATCCAAAACCTTTAGACTCATTAAACCACTTAACATTACCTTTAATCTTAGACATCTATTGTTACCTTAAATAAAAAATATAAACTAAACTTAAAAAATAAGTTAGTAAATTACTTATATTGATTTGATTAAATATGATTTTTTAAAAAATAAACATTACAATAAAAAACTAATCTTTAATTACTGTAGATTTAAAATAATTAATCTATTGTTATTTAAGAATATTTTTTATTTATAATTGAATATATTTTAAATAAGAAGAAGTGTATTTTATAATTAATTTAAAAAAATATCTAGTTTTTAACTTAATTATTATTTTAAAAAGAAGTATTTTAAAAAATATATGCCTGGCAATTTCCTACTCTCACACAGGGAGACCCTGTACTACCATCGGCGTAAAAATGTTTCACTTCTGAGTTCGGAATGGGATCAGGTGGTACCA
Protein-coding regions in this window:
- the cspE gene encoding transcription antiterminator/RNA stability regulator CspE; translation: MSKIKGNVKWFNESKGFGFITPEDGSKDVFVHFSAIQSNGFKTLTEGQSVEFEITEGAKGPSAANVISI
- the cysS gene encoding cysteine--tRNA ligase, translating into MLKIFNTLTRNKEIFKSIKKKQVDLYVCGITVYDFCHIGHGRTFIFFDLIIRYFKECNYQVKYVRNITDIDDKIITRSIHNQENFIELSNRMINAMHSDFSMLNMLPATIEPRVTNCIDSIIHMIGTLINKKHAYISNNGDVLFSVSSYLEYGNLSNQFLKKLQSKNKILLTINNKKNKNDFVLWKRIDNSNYIWDSPWGSGRPGWHIECSAMTDKYLGNTFDIHGGGIDLLFPHHENEKAQSTCFNSNFLINYWIHVGMLIVSDNKMSKSLNNSITLNSMLKKFNGETIRYFFLSTHYRSPLYYDEKNVKIAERCIQKIYFSLLGTDDNYIPIKNFIIEDEINFHQAMKDDFNSPQALKILFNLVKKINYYKLVSINIDKVNFFAYKLKLLGRILGFVFNVNQYFLTGDKNKYNYNIMEIDLLIKLREQYRTNKEWEKADILRKKLNSHGINIKDTKYGTKWYKIK
- the htpG gene encoding molecular chaperone HtpG translates to MNNIKKTTYSFQSESKQLLHLMIHSLYSNKDIFLRELISNASDAIEKLNFQSISHPNLYEKDAKTKIQISINEKEKTIIISDNGIGMTNQEVIDNLGTIAKSGTKLFLESIEKIEKNNNQFVGKFGVGFYSAFIVSKKVSVSTRYAGMPIDQSTLWESLGEGEFSVSTIKKETRGTEICLYLKPEEEEFLQIWKIKSIISKYTDHINVPIEIQTFDEKNKVYTWEQINKATAIWTINKSNINNQQYKDFYKQITNEENEPLIWSHNQVEGKLEYISLLYIPMKSTWDLWNKENKNGLKLYIKKIYIMDNAEQFLPNYLRFVKGIIDSNDLPLNISRETLQENKISQQLKKSLTKKILQTLTKLANEDNEKYKIFWKEFGLVFKEGPAEDHENKNIILNLLRFSAISTESQEQTLSLQNYIQNMLPEQEKIYYITSDSYNSAYTSPHLELFKKKKIDVLLLSDRIDEWMMNYITEFQGKKFQSVSTTDSSINKLTEDNNNAINKKEKETEILLFIEKIKSILGDQVKDVKLTYKLTNTPAIVVTDANAMTTQMAKLFLAAGQSVNPIKYIFEINPNHKFINKIMNIKNENEIKDWIFLLFEEALLAEKGTLENPNQFINLVNKLLLIQNN
- the folD gene encoding bifunctional methylenetetrahydrofolate dehydrogenase/methenyltetrahydrofolate cyclohydrolase FolD, whose product is MIAKIIDGRYIADQICLNIKNEINKQLKKGKRKPGLAIILIGSDDASQIYVQKKELECNKVGIKSTIIHIKNNITEKKMISIIHNLNKENKIDGILIQLPLPKYMIPTNILSNIEINKDVDGLHPYNIGLLCQRTPKFRACTPYGIVTLLKYYKINTYGLHAVIVGASNIVGRPMSMELLLIGCTITVTHRFTKNLKYYIQQADLLIVAVGIPNFIHGTWIKKGAVVIDVGINKLKNGKIIGDIDFDSALIHASYITPVPGGVGPITVATLLKNTFQAYTKKKET
- the adk gene encoding adenylate kinase — translated: MNIILLGPPGTGKGTQAQFIKKKYNIPQISTGDLLKNISSTVENKQKNEILEKLKQGKLIKDEIVVNLIQNRIIKLDCKNGFLLDGFPRTLNQANYMKEKKIKINYIIEFWLPTSFIMERIIGRQIHKNSGRIYHKTFYPPKIEGIDDITGEKLITRYDDNKDIILTRIKEYKKFTIPLIKYYLKEQENRNLIYKKIDSRNSINVIQKEIINLLN
- the ybeD gene encoding DUF493 family protein YbeD — protein: MRKKLQEMLTFPCYFTYKIIGLSRPELIDQIIRVVQLCIPGDYIPQVKSSNKGNYLSVSITICAKNFEQIEQLYNEISQISMVRMVF